The DNA sequence ACTCTTATTCAGAATATAATTTCAATACAAACTGATATAGGATCTTCTTCAGATCTACAAAACTTCTATtagaaaagaaatataatatAACAAGATTCGATGCACAAGTCAATCCTCTGAACTAGCACTTCATTAATCAACATCCATGCTGCCCTTATTAAATAGAAAATGGTCAAGACATAGACCACAGGGTTATAGTTATCCGGGCAACCAATGTGTGGCTAATTCAAACAACATCTCTTACAGCAATACAATTATAGATTGCAGCTTAACCGCTCACAAAAAACAATGTAGCGAATAGTAACTGCAACAAATGAACAATGATGTCCCCTAGTTTCAGCATTACATTTAATTGTGGCACATATTACCTTGAAAAAGGACATTATTGATGCCCCCAAATTGGCTCCATAAAGTATCTCAGTTAATTACCAGAATTAAAGGACCAGCTTCAAGTAACACTCTGGGCAAAGACCCAAGCAAATCCAAGTAGTGGCTTGACTGGCTTCCAATTCCATGGACTGAAATCAATCCTTGCTCTCATTACAGCACAAACAAATAATTCCCTCTAGTACTATAACACAACTTTCCAAAGATGCATACTATTTCATTGTGAAAAGATACGGCACAAACTAATGATCCTGAAAAAACTTTAAATCCACCTAGTTTACACCCCACCCATCATTACAAAATGAATAAAGTACACCTTTAGCGTGGGAAAATTGCAAACATAAATAATCCACAAAAATAAATGTCCATGTCATACAGATCCTGAATTATTTGATGCAGTAGAATATATTTCAACGAGTTAATAAATAAAGAGCAAGCTCTAATATAAGAAATTGAACAGCGGAAAAGAAGTTTCCAACTTCTCGTTACAAGGTAGTATTTAGGTCTATATGTATTTTCAGTAGCACCAGAGCTATAAAGGAgaataggaaacaaagaaaaaacaatcaaCATACAAGCATACTGTGGGTACATAAATTAGTTAGGCTAAGAACCTTAACCACGAGCAGAATAACCCTCCACCCACCCAGTTAGTAAAAGACAAAATTTCAGCAAATTCTCTTCTTCCAAACCCCAGTTAAAAATAGGggagggtggggtggggagaCGAAAAGAATCAGAGGGTTCAGAGCACATATGCTTCTAGCAGCACGTCAATAGTTAATCAGATAATTGCAACAGAAATGTAAAAGagcagggatacgatggtagcCAATTAAAAtacaaacgaaaaaaaaaaaaaaagagcatagAAGTAGAAGACACAAACCTCGTGATCGCAATCCACGAGCTGTTGCTCACTAAGGCTAACAAGATTTCCCGTAGCGAGAAAATTAGCTCCTTCCAATGCTCCGGTGGTGCTGAAAGACCAGCACGATCCGCAAGAACCCTAATTTTCCAATAAGAGGAAggaaacattataaataaaatcaaaatccagaGACGTGAAAAAACAGCAACGAATAATCGTCCCGATTGAGCACTGAGACGGTATAGTAACGGTACCTGGTTCTTAACGGCAGTAACGGCGCCATGATCTCTCCAATCGAAATCGGTGGGAAGATCGTTGGTTGGGAGGATGGGAGCCTCATGAGCATCAGCAGGTAGtccaagacgcttcttcaagcCAAGATGAGTACGGCGAAACTCCTTAGGCGTCAAGTCGGAAAACTGAGTAACACCGTGGACGGCGGTGGGATCAAGCTTCTGATGACGTCTCGCACGACGCAAGTTAGCCTTAAAGACACCCAATCGGTAAGCGTGCTCTTCTGGAGTAGCGTATGTCTTACGGAACCTCCTCTTGAAGCTAACGAAGTGGCTCTCGAAATCCATCTGAAGATCATCTTCGTTCGGCACAACTTGACGGATCACCAGATCCTCCGATTCTTCCTTTGGAGAAACATCAGAAGCAAAAGCTGTTGCAGCgaagaggaagatgagagatgagacgaagaagagaagagcgaagcgagaaggaggaggagccaTGGCCATTGGGAGAAGCGAATGAGAGGGTCCAGAGGCAGATGGATGAGAGGTTAGGGTCAGGGACTGGGTATTTGTGTTGCCACTCGGCCACTCCTTACCTGCCAGTCGTCGGCCTTCACGCCATAAATATTGCTTTTTCCAATAACAGTTGGTGGAGACTGGCCAATGCATAGCCGACAAGTGTCCCTATACTTATGCCTTTTACGCAAGTAGCACTGTGACGTATCCCAAGCTCCCAACGGACCCGACATGGATTACGTTGGTGCGGGCTTGTAAAAACATAAACCGAACCGATAGTGTATCAAATCTAATCGGTTTGTTAACGGTCAAGATTCGTCTGACACAGTATCCAAGTTCATAGCAACATGTCGGGATTGGGCTCGTCTGTAGCACACTCTTGAGCTACAGATCGCCTAGCACGGCATGAAAGCTTGACACATGGTTTTTGGAAATCATATGATCTAATGAATTTAAGCCTCAGAGAGTGGAAGACATTGGCAATACACTTGATCTCCCGAACTGATCCGGCAAGTGGGTTCTCTGACTTTTcaatctatttttgtttctgaGGATTTTTACCACAAGTAGACGTAGAAAACCAAAgtgtttcttcttattcttccttgaaatgagaatacataaaaaataaaaaataaaaaaatgacgaGTACAAGGTTGATGGTGCAAGaatgagggagaagaaataaatGTGAAAATAGGGATTTTTCACTTggtccttcaaaaaaaaaaaaaaaatgaggcgAAAGGGTATCTGGTTTTGTGATTCTGCAACTTGGAAGATTTTAACTTTTAGTGAGAACCGCCAAAACCTTATCAATATTTCCCTTCGGCTTAGgtagattagagagagagagagagagagaggtttgaagggaaaaaaaaaagaaaaaaacactctTTGATGAAGTTTTGCAAGTGGGGAAAacgataaattttttttcccttcccccttcttGATCGTATGAAATCGGTTTGGAGTTAAAATCTTCTAAGTTGCAGCGAGCCctattttgttttcaaaaactcAAACCGATCTGAAAAAGGAGCGATTCTCTAGAGAGGGGAATCAGGTGTGTCGCTGATGTATTCAACTCTCTGAGCTAAAACCACACAATCTTCAAAAGCCAGGTGTTGAGCTGCTGTGCTGCGCTACACCATCTGTAGCACATGGATGTGCTATAGACAAGCCCGATCGGctcatttgataacgttttaagGAAtgcgtttctactgtttctatgTCTAAAAACGTTAGGAACggaataaaaaacatttgataaaactatttcgtttcatttgttttcataaatataaattgaaatttctacctatatatggttcaagaaacgatccACTTATGGTTCAGAACTTGTTTTGCCGTTtatggaaacgactcgtggccattttttcgctggttactatcgacttccagaaacatgacttaaatagaaattgaaatttctacctatttatgattAAATAAACGATCCACTTATGGTTCATAActtgttttgccgtttctggaaacgactagTGACCATTTTTTCGCtgattactatcgacttccatgaacatgacttatcaaacatcttcaattccatttttgcttttaaaaatgaaaatttatgtttctgccatttcttaaAACATAAATATTATCAAACAGGCTAGTCGTGTTGCTATCACCAGCCCATTTCTTACTattgattcggttttggtttgaattttttaaaacgGTTAATGTAACAAATTCTAACGAACCGACCAATAAATCGATCATCTGGTCAAAATTggaaaaaacaaattaattttATTGGGAGGCGGATGTAATAAAATCGATTAAATTAATTTaacattttacattttattcCCTCTCTCCATGAATCAAAGTTTGACCGataatttttaccaaaaaaaaaagtttgaccGATGATAGATTGATAAGGGATAATAGATCAATAGTTAGACGTTTTGTTTTGCTTCTATAGGCCGAAAatcttattggtttgattttggtttgatttaatatatgtataaaatcaagagaaaaaCAATCAAAATTGGACTAAATCGATTGCTTGACACGTCTGTGTTACTGGGTTtttctaaggatgtgaatttgaaaccataaccgtttatcgaaatcaAACTTAGTTGTTTACATCAAAATCGTAAAACCTTTTAGTACTGattggattttggtttcaagtctaagatcgattagttaaatgggtcgggtctggttttaaccatttaacctgttggtttcaaactgaattgacactgtgaaaaccaaaccatttaaaccgtcaaaatcGATCCAATTAACTcgtataacgattaaatattttgttgttttaacagaatataatggtttaatttagggaataattaaggaccatagaggtttTCTAACAATTtgttcaataatttactcatattatgtagttatgtagttaaatccttactTGTTCAATGCCgcatttaatttgatataagaTTGAAGAGTTTATCAACAAacgcaaattttagtaagcatgcaaATAAattagcaaaccgattgctagtCGTTTAAAAATCATATGGAATAAATCgcgatcaaaaccgtttaaaattgTGAAATCGAAACCCATTTAAAAATCGTGGAACCGTAAATGGTTCCGGTTTcaaaaagtgcaaccgtttagtaaatggtgcattTTGGTTTCAACTAAATAATCGTGAACCGATACGAATCGCACCCTATATACCataaccgaaccgattaacacccttagattTTTCAGTACTTCCCAATTGATTTTGTTACTGTGGTTGATGGTGTGGGAATTTGTTATCATATGGATAGATAGCATAACTCGTGGATTAGCTACTTATCTATCGATGTGGTTAGAAATTTAATCATAACAATAGATAGTGTCACTAGGAGTGTGCctatccctttttctttctctttatatGCTAAATTTGATTGCTAGGTGGACTGTAACGTTGCAAAAATTGagtatgatttttttcttttttgcgtAACTATTGAGTAGGATGAATTGTTGCAGCCTTTCCCTTGTTTTGTTTCCAATAAAACCTTTCTTAGACAACCTTATCCACGTTATAATTCATGAATGCATCTAATTGTCCCATATAAATGTTGACGTGGTTATTCTGATCGTCCAGTATATATGGAGTGATATAGATTAGTTATGTGTAGAATTTCACACTCAGTTTTCATTAACTTATCCTCTTGTATGTTGTGTTGCACCATTTCAAATGTTTCATATTGTTACTAAACTAAGTTCATTTGGATTGGACATATAATTAGTAACCTTTGGATCTACCAGTCCACAAGATCTTAGTCCCTTTGACATCCCACTTATCACAGTTAACCATTTAGTTTATGGATTGGATGATAGatatttttacccaaaaaaaaaaaaaNNNNNNNNNNNNNNNNNNNNNNNNNNNNNNNNNNNNNNNNNNNNNNNNNNNNNNNNNNNNNNNNNNNNNNNNNNNNNNNNNNNNNNNNNNNNNNNNNNNNNNNNNNNNNNNNNNNNNNNNNNNNNNNNNNNNNNNNNNNNNNNNNNNNNNNNNNNNNNNNNNNNNNNNNNNNNNNNNNNNNNNNNNNNNNNNNNNNNNNNNNNNNNNNNNNNNNNNNNNNNNNNNNNNNNNNNNNNNNNNNNNNNNNNNNNNNNNNNNNNNNNNNNNNNAAAAAAACCCTACAATATTGTGTAGATTTCTTCTACACATACCATCACATCCCTCTCATGAATCCCACGCTCTCTCCCAGTTAAACGTCGTATGTTGGACGATTGAACTATCTATCTTCTCATTGGTGGGAATATGAACTTGATGTTGTAGTGATCTCTCTCCCACTATTAATTTAGTACTTCCAAAGAAAATTATTGCGTATCTTCTTTGAGAATCCGACTCTTTGGCGTGTAACTGGTAGTGATAAGATATTGAAAATGGTAAGCTTTCTAAGCCTTTGAGAGCTGGGGATAGATGATGACTTGAGAGGTTATAACATTGGAGAGATAAAGTCTTGGCTTTGATTCTCATCTCACAATCACAAGAATCGTCAGCACCTACGTATGTTCTCTTTAAAGTcgtatctctctttctctctctctttatagaagtagaaggaaagtgaaaggtttaaattaatggatgagtttaccaacatatatataaagaaaggtTTAATAATGAGCAAACTCATGCAGGCACCCATGGGAGCATACATAATTGTGCCACTTAGAAGGTTGATTTGATAATTTCAATTGTTGGATGGATATTTATGAAATGGTTTGTGTTGGTAATACTTTgatttcaggttttttttttttaatttatcacATGATTAATTTTATACGGGTGAAACATGACGAATAAGGAACAGATCTTGAGATTTATTTATACACCAAATCTTATCACGCTATCCAACTTGTCTTATAGAAAAGGTGAGTACTCGTTAAACAATCTTGTACGAGTGTGTCTATGGTGTAGACATAATTTTCATTCTATCTTTTTCAGTGATAAAATAGAGCTTTGAAATTAGAGAGGGATGATTAGATTACTAATCCTAGAAGACTTTTCAACAAGCCAActaagaacttttttttttttttgtagaaacaaCTAAGGACAGCAAAGGTGCCAACCATTGGAGGGGGCAGTGACTTCAATTGTGATGATAACATTGGATCATAAATGCAATTTCTCTAACCCTTAAGGACCTACGGTGCAATTCACCCCTTCTAGGGGGAGTGGAAGTCATCGGATGACTTAGGGTAAGGGTGTGAACCCCAAGCTAGCACCGATGGGACAGATCGTTTAAAGATTGACCTGGCCTTCACTGGTTATTAAACGTGTCCGAtctgtttataaataggtagtacatggtgcaaCGGGCAAGCCTGATGGGCCCAACCCGTTTATAGGCCCGACTTAGACCGACATGTTTAGCTCGAccgtttatatatatattttgatttttttggatatAATAAGGAATATGTTGATATTTTgatcaattattgaatataattattgtaatttattttcaaaattgttgatgatttaacaaaatagattcatgtatcttaaatctaagaaaagtaaaaaccgtttaaggctttattagTACATTATCCCGTTTAAGGTCCGATTATAGCCTGATTAATTTGATTAGGAGAAGCACGATTAAAACCCGAAATCCAACCGAACTCGACATGAGACCGACTCATTTTtaaaataggtaggtcatggttaGAGGACATAGGCCCGCCAAgcccgactgattgacacccatGACTTAGGGTGACAAGTGGTGGAGGTTTTCATGTAATTACAACTAAGGCTGTCAATCCGCTAGATTGGATCATGGTCGATCAGGCCTAATTGGGTTTGATCATTTTGGATCCTTGCCCCATAATCGATCGACTGTTTATCTGATTGGGTTTACCATGGGCGAACATTATACAATTTATATTAGGCCGATAGGGCTTGGGCTTCCTTACctgggccttaatcgggctaaaTGCCTGTTTAATTGTGATTGGGCTGTAAACGGGCTATCAtactttaattaaaataaaaaaaaaagtctttaaCATGTCTATACGACAATCCTCTAACCCCCAACCATTTGGCTAAGGACAATGTTCAttcttgttattttctttaaatgacGAAGATGAAGAAAACTACTATTAAACAGATGTAGAAGATGATTCTTTGACATCAGCCTTTTAAGGTAAacctttcaaaaaataaaggaCATTAATCAATATGGGTATTTCATTTCAAATTGCAAGTTTAATAGTTGCAATATTCAAAAAAGGTGGAAAATGAAGACAAAGGCCATGCTTCCTCAGTGGGTTCGGATAGCATCTTTGTTGATATTTGAGAATCAGTCCAGATCCTCGTAATGTGCCATCTCATTTCTAATGCCTTCCTTATTCCTTGCAACAAACCATTAGTCAACACTTCCAATTCCTAACAATATATAGTTGCATCATACCAAAACAAAATGGTAAGATTTAACTATTATCTATCTTTAGTTTATGACAATTGGGAGTAAAATAAGAATTTCATGTAGTGATTAAAGGGTTGGGCCTATAACTGGTTGGTCCAAGATTTAGAAATAAGGGCCTTGCATTGAAAACAACTGCTTATAATCGTGTTGGGCTTGAACCCGACATGCTTATTAATCAGTCTAGGTCAATTTGGGCTATAAATGGTTGGGCTCGATCATGTTGGACCTAAAATTAACACCCCTAATGACAATTTCTACTATATAGATTAATGAACTTGGTCGATTATTGATTAAACGAGGGGGGAAGGGGATCATATCCAACATTTATCATGTGCAATGACCTATTTTAACTAATGGCCcacaaaaatgaattttcccCCTATTTCTTCAATTGCTAGATATAATTAGGAAGGCAAAAATTAATCCCTATGAGATTTTAAATTAGGCAATTACAAGCACAgattttgctatatatttgtttttcttggattttttttaattcaaagtCTTTGCTTGGGACTTATACTGCCCGATCCATATCGTATGGGTATCGGTATAGCGTCTTTGATTCCGCGCCCGTACCCGAGGATGTAGCGTGTTTACTCTAGTCCACGGCCATGAGGCCCATGACCGAATCCGAAAGACAAAAGAAGAGGCGAGgccgcgagagagagagagagagagagagagagagagagggtttccTTTTCTGTTCGAGGGGCACACGAAACGATAGGGTGAACGCCTGAACGGTGTGGCCCTTCGCCTTCGATGCGGCGAGGGAGTATTGATCGGCCTGGGAGATTATCCTTATCCAACGGTTGTTAGTGAGATCTGACGGTCTCGTGATTTTAAATGTCGAAGCAGAGCGGTTTTTGCTTTTTTAATTAGTTCAAATTGTGGTGTACCAGTAGCGCAAGGAAACTACTCTCGGGCGACTGTCTACTGTGGAATCACAGAtcgatcgagagagagagagagagagagagagagagagagagaagcgtaGAGAGCAGTGGATTGGTGGTAATATGGATTCGGAAGAGCAGAAGCAGGTGGAGACAGGGAGAGCAGAGAGATCGGTGTGGCTGATGAAGTGCCCGCTGGTGGTGTCGAAGTCATGGCAGGCGCATACCTCCGATCCTCACCCCCTCGCCAAGGTCATCCTCTCCGTGGATCCTCTTCATTCTGAAGATCCTTCTTCCCTTCAGGTAATTGatttctctcttgctctctcgctctctcgctctctcgctctctcgtTTGTACGTGTATTCGTGTTTTCtatgtttggactttggactttGGAGGATGACACCAATTTTCACGAATCTTTTTATGGTCGCTCTTCACAAGTACTGAAAAATTAGGCTGAGTTACTGAAAATTATGCTATAGTGATTTGCTGCAAACTAGTTGTGATAGAGACACTGAGGTAAGGGGAAGGATTCTAGTTGATCAAGAATGGAATCGCTTTCTTCTTACTACGGTGGATCAAACTGATTCTGTTTATTTTATGGTTGGCGGACTATGGGTACTAATAATGGAGTTAATCGAGTATACTTCTCAACCGCATCGTCCTGTTGCTCGATTTCAGATCAATTGAATTTTAGTGATGTTTCAATTGTGAAAATCACAGAGTACTGGTAATCATAAAAGGTTAAGAAGTTGAGTTCCTTTCTGGTTGGAAACTTTTAAGTCATTAAGATCTCAAGTATACTGGTTGGTCTAGAATATGTGAACTGGTTGATGTTAGGCTGGCATCTTCCAGCCTCCGAAGGGAAGATAAGACAAAACTGTTGTATGTACTACCAACGGCACCTTTTCAcatgattaaaaagaaaatttttttttgtcccttTTTCGGTTGAGGAAGGGAacgttgggttagggttgattGAGTAAAACAATAATGCAGTCTCTCATTCTCTGAATTTAGTAAAGAGCAGGCTGAGGGATTCCCTGGACACATC is a window from the Macadamia integrifolia cultivar HAES 741 chromosome 5, SCU_Mint_v3, whole genome shotgun sequence genome containing:
- the LOC122077789 gene encoding cysteine protease RD19A-like, which codes for MAMAPPPSRFALLFFVSSLIFLFAATAFASDVSPKEESEDLVIRQVVPNEDDLQMDFESHFVSFKRRFRKTYATPEEHAYRLGVFKANLRRARRHQKLDPTAVHGVTQFSDLTPKEFRRTHLGLKKRLGLPADAHEAPILPTNDLPTDFDWRDHGAVTAVKNQGSCGSCWSFSTTGALEGANFLATGNLVSLSEQQLVDCDHECDPEEAGACDAGCNGGLMTSAFEYTLKAGGLVREEDYPYTGTDGTCKFDNANAKIAAKVSNFSVVSLDEDQIAANLVKHGPLAVGINAVFMQTYIGGVSCPYVCMRRLDHGVLLVGYGAEGYSPIRLKNKPYWIIKNSWGESWGENGYYKICRGHNVCGVDSMVSTVTAAHISQE